The following coding sequences are from one Treponema bryantii window:
- a CDS encoding 2Fe-2S iron-sulfur cluster-binding protein: MSGLRKLNMMDFTTLIPVREKKIESSPEEKLPELNAYKANRLAAALHPKSQKLIVSDVQILNDSAKLFTLCPDKEAGTEQLAYFSAGQYLCFTLKIGSVYTTRPYTICSSPKDALNGKYQILVKKVSDGFVSEYILNNWEKGTKVVSSGPLGNFTYEPLRDAKTVIGIAGGSGISVFYSLAKAVKEGTEDFSLTILYGSKTEKDILLKNELEELASGCEKIKIVHVLSDEKKDEFENGFIGADLIKKYAGTDSYSVFVCGPKAMYDFLEKEIPALNIRRKFVRFELSGVSKHAKDYKTFPCEKEGTYKLTVICAGKTVTAECSSEYTLLSALERNGIPAPARCRSGICGWCRSRLLSGEVFIPEESDGRRLADAQFGYIHPCATFPLGDITLEIPPVN, translated from the coding sequence ACTGAACATGATGGATTTTACAACTCTTATTCCTGTTCGCGAAAAAAAGATAGAATCATCACCAGAAGAAAAATTACCGGAGCTCAATGCATATAAGGCAAATAGACTGGCTGCGGCTCTTCATCCAAAAAGTCAGAAATTGATTGTATCAGATGTACAGATTTTGAATGACAGTGCAAAACTGTTTACACTTTGTCCTGATAAGGAAGCAGGAACAGAGCAGCTTGCATATTTTTCAGCCGGTCAGTATTTGTGCTTTACACTGAAAATTGGTTCGGTTTATACAACCCGACCTTATACAATCTGTTCTTCTCCGAAAGACGCCCTCAATGGAAAATATCAGATTCTTGTAAAGAAAGTTTCTGATGGTTTTGTTTCTGAATATATTCTGAATAATTGGGAAAAAGGAACAAAAGTTGTGTCTTCCGGACCTCTTGGAAACTTTACTTATGAACCGTTACGTGATGCAAAGACTGTAATTGGAATTGCTGGTGGAAGCGGTATTTCTGTATTTTATTCACTGGCAAAAGCTGTAAAAGAGGGAACTGAAGATTTTTCTCTTACAATTTTGTATGGCTCTAAAACTGAAAAAGATATTCTTTTGAAAAATGAGCTTGAGGAATTAGCGTCTGGTTGTGAAAAAATTAAGATTGTTCATGTACTCAGTGATGAGAAAAAAGATGAATTTGAAAACGGCTTTATTGGCGCTGATCTAATAAAGAAATATGCTGGAACAGATTCTTATTCTGTATTTGTCTGTGGACCAAAGGCTATGTATGATTTCTTAGAAAAAGAAATCCCTGCCTTAAATATCAGAAGAAAATTCGTAAGGTTCGAACTTTCTGGCGTAAGTAAACATGCAAAGGATTATAAGACCTTCCCTTGTGAAAAAGAGGGAACTTATAAGCTTACTGTTATCTGTGCCGGAAAAACGGTTACAGCTGAGTGTTCATCAGAATATACTCTGCTTTCTGCTCTTGAAAGAAACGGTATACCTGCTCCTGCAAGATGTCGAAGTGGTATCTGTGGCTGGTGCCGTTCAAGATTGCTCAGTGGCGAAGTTTTCATTCCGGAAGAAAGTGATGGAAGAAGATTAGCAGATGCTCAGTTTGGATATATTCATCCTTGTGCAACATTTCCTCTTGGAGATATCACATTGGAAATTCCTCCTGTAAATTGA
- a CDS encoding penicillin-binding protein — MNQFFRPKQTIFFFICCGICLLVLLFTYAKLSLQPVTPVAQNVPPVERGSIVDRSGFPLAVQTNFYHVGVSVKNIKDSEKIKTRFANDVAPLLEMLPEEVLEIINTNRSFVYLKKKITQTMYEPLKQLTDEKGYNFVSYEKIPGRNYPNHALASQLIGYMGDDGRGLAGIEFSQQSVLAPSGTDENGEPLQGRNVFLSIDANLQYKLEQIAHKTMNETQAESMMLIAADCTTGEVLSYISLPSADLNEYGSSMIEAKVDRPAMTAYEPGSVFKIFTVGIVYDEHGISPNDSFLCDGMYEKRIAGGETIRIKCLEHHGWCTPKDGLRYSCNDVLGQISDRISEDEFMARIRMLGFGKKTGVELPGETSGSVKDTTSALWSARSKPTIAIGQEISVSALQMVQAATSIGNGGIPVQLSFIHKITNKDGTTYYEHEPQYKDRVFSKNTADYILSCMETTAKSGTGSRANLRDVDIGVKTGTAQMADKVHGGYSDTDFLSSCIAIFPVDEPQIVLYIVVEKAKGETYGGRIVAPVIGEAADIIIDHLGMSRGGAASLEHSGVITISSSQGIQVGSVVPDFTGKSKRELLPLMERTDIRLNINGSGWVTSQSPEPGTPVTENMVIELNLE, encoded by the coding sequence GTGAATCAGTTCTTCAGACCTAAGCAGACAATTTTCTTTTTCATTTGCTGTGGAATCTGTCTTCTTGTTTTACTGTTTACATATGCGAAACTTTCTCTTCAACCGGTTACACCTGTGGCTCAGAATGTGCCACCTGTTGAGCGTGGTTCAATTGTAGACCGTTCCGGCTTTCCACTTGCAGTTCAGACTAATTTCTATCATGTCGGTGTATCTGTAAAAAATATAAAAGATAGCGAAAAAATCAAAACTCGTTTTGCAAATGATGTAGCTCCACTTCTGGAAATGCTTCCTGAAGAGGTTCTGGAAATAATAAATACAAACCGAAGTTTTGTTTATCTTAAGAAAAAAATAACACAGACAATGTATGAGCCTCTTAAACAGCTTACAGATGAAAAAGGTTATAATTTTGTAAGTTATGAAAAAATTCCTGGCCGTAATTATCCGAATCATGCACTTGCTTCTCAGTTAATCGGTTATATGGGTGATGATGGGCGCGGTCTTGCAGGAATTGAATTCTCCCAGCAGAGTGTGCTTGCTCCTTCAGGAACAGATGAAAACGGTGAACCACTCCAGGGACGAAATGTCTTTTTGAGTATAGATGCAAACCTTCAGTATAAGCTTGAACAGATTGCTCATAAAACAATGAACGAAACTCAGGCAGAAAGCATGATGCTTATTGCTGCTGATTGTACAACAGGTGAGGTACTTTCATACATAAGTCTTCCTTCTGCAGATTTGAATGAATATGGTTCTTCTATGATTGAAGCAAAAGTAGACAGACCAGCAATGACAGCCTATGAACCGGGATCTGTATTCAAAATCTTTACAGTTGGAATTGTTTACGACGAACATGGAATCTCTCCTAATGATTCTTTCCTTTGTGACGGAATGTATGAAAAGCGTATTGCCGGTGGTGAAACAATCAGAATTAAGTGTCTGGAGCATCATGGCTGGTGTACACCTAAAGACGGACTCCGTTATTCCTGTAACGATGTTCTTGGACAGATAAGCGACAGAATCAGTGAAGATGAATTTATGGCAAGAATCCGAATGCTTGGCTTTGGTAAGAAAACCGGAGTAGAGCTTCCTGGTGAAACCTCGGGTTCTGTAAAAGATACAACAAGCGCACTTTGGTCTGCGCGTTCAAAACCTACAATTGCAATCGGACAGGAAATCAGTGTGTCTGCACTTCAGATGGTACAGGCTGCTACTTCCATTGGAAACGGCGGTATTCCTGTTCAGCTTTCATTTATTCATAAGATTACAAATAAAGACGGTACAACTTATTATGAGCATGAACCTCAGTATAAGGACCGCGTTTTCTCAAAGAATACAGCTGATTATATCCTCAGTTGTATGGAAACAACTGCAAAGAGTGGAACAGGTTCCCGTGCAAATCTCCGCGATGTTGATATCGGTGTAAAAACCGGTACAGCTCAGATGGCAGATAAGGTACATGGCGGTTATAGTGATACAGACTTCCTTTCAAGCTGTATTGCTATTTTCCCGGTTGATGAACCTCAGATTGTTCTGTATATCGTAGTTGAAAAGGCTAAGGGTGAAACTTACGGTGGACGTATCGTAGCTCCTGTAATCGGAGAAGCCGCAGATATTATCATTGACCACCTTGGAATGAGCCGTGGCGGCGCCGCATCTCTTGAGCACAGTGGAGTAATAACAATTTCGTCATCTCAGGGAATTCAGGTTGGCTCAGTCGTTCCAGATTTTACCGGAAAATCAAAGCGTGAGCTTCTGCCTCTTATGGAACGTACAGACATCCGTCTAAATATAAACGGAAGCGGCTGGGTTACAAGCCAGAGCCCGGAGCCGGGAACCCCAGTTACGGAGAACATGGTAATTGAACTCAATCTGGAATAA
- a CDS encoding 6-hydroxymethylpterin diphosphokinase MptE-like protein has product MNSIWNNNFEAFKKRFPQLAQMTGSEPVPPESIWNLEKAKNQSITASEGGVRLHSAYNPEREASGAVARDEVFQKSAVVFYGFGLGYHVIEFAKLAMERAAAGKTLPRLVLIEPDVKHFFAAMAVLDWTPVFTLENLIIAVGCPSESVLPLLEDGTKVNVGETGVSDSWFFDIPSFTAHSVPYFNEVRSLVKRNQRKNEINAATLKKFGKLWCRNSIKNMSQLENCAGISQLADIAASCPFLILGAGPSLETILPYIKEISERTITVCVETALHTLLRAGLQPDFILLTDPQFWAYRHIAGLEAPESILITEASAYPSVFRFNCRKILLCGSQFPVGQYFEQKLGLVPGDLGTGGSVASSAWNFAHFCGAKEIYTAGLDFAFPNKQTHIKGSSAEQTYHTLSSRLTAPDRFTAASLYSANAAPGKDYNGSVVLTDSRMKMFSWWFEARLAACPETKTYTLCPQGLAVPGIQKADVSELLKHPEIKAFKQKLLNQAENLPALVSNNPDKEKLQNILKNFPQSDFLTAYPFLKEYL; this is encoded by the coding sequence TTGAACTCAATCTGGAATAATAATTTCGAAGCGTTCAAAAAAAGATTCCCGCAGCTGGCACAGATGACTGGCAGTGAACCAGTTCCGCCAGAATCAATATGGAATCTTGAAAAAGCAAAAAATCAAAGTATAACAGCAAGTGAGGGTGGTGTACGACTTCATTCTGCCTATAATCCGGAAAGGGAAGCTTCCGGTGCGGTTGCTCGTGATGAAGTTTTTCAAAAATCTGCAGTTGTATTTTATGGCTTTGGACTGGGCTATCATGTAATCGAATTTGCAAAGCTGGCAATGGAGCGTGCTGCTGCTGGAAAAACACTTCCACGTCTTGTTTTAATTGAACCGGATGTAAAACATTTTTTTGCTGCTATGGCTGTTCTGGACTGGACTCCTGTATTTACTCTTGAAAATCTGATAATTGCTGTAGGCTGTCCGTCTGAATCTGTTCTGCCCTTACTTGAAGATGGAACAAAGGTAAATGTAGGAGAGACGGGTGTTTCAGATTCCTGGTTTTTTGATATTCCTTCTTTTACAGCTCATTCAGTTCCTTATTTTAATGAAGTTCGTTCTCTTGTTAAGCGAAATCAAAGAAAAAATGAAATAAATGCTGCAACCCTAAAAAAGTTTGGAAAACTCTGGTGTAGAAACAGTATCAAAAATATGAGCCAGCTTGAAAACTGTGCCGGTATTTCGCAGCTTGCAGATATTGCAGCTTCCTGTCCGTTTTTAATTCTTGGCGCAGGACCTTCTTTAGAAACAATTCTTCCATATATAAAAGAGATTTCAGAACGTACAATAACAGTCTGTGTTGAAACTGCTCTGCATACTCTTCTAAGGGCCGGCCTTCAACCAGATTTCATTCTTCTTACTGACCCTCAGTTCTGGGCATATCGTCATATAGCAGGCTTGGAAGCTCCTGAAAGTATTTTGATTACAGAAGCTTCGGCATATCCGTCTGTGTTCAGATTTAATTGCCGTAAAATACTATTGTGCGGTTCGCAGTTCCCTGTAGGTCAGTATTTTGAACAGAAGCTCGGCCTTGTGCCAGGAGATCTTGGAACAGGCGGTTCAGTTGCTTCCAGTGCCTGGAACTTTGCTCATTTCTGTGGAGCTAAAGAAATCTACACTGCCGGCCTTGATTTTGCTTTTCCTAATAAACAGACTCATATAAAAGGAAGTTCTGCGGAACAGACTTATCATACTCTTTCAAGCCGCCTTACAGCGCCAGACCGCTTTACAGCAGCCTCTTTGTACAGTGCCAACGCTGCACCTGGAAAAGACTATAACGGTTCAGTTGTACTTACAGACAGCCGCATGAAAATGTTCTCCTGGTGGTTTGAAGCACGCCTTGCAGCCTGCCCGGAAACTAAAACTTATACGCTATGTCCGCAGGGACTTGCAGTTCCAGGAATACAGAAAGCTGATGTTTCTGAACTTCTGAAGCACCCTGAAATCAAAGCTTTCAAACAAAAATTACTAAATCAGGCAGAAAATCTTCCGGCTCTGGTTTCAAATAATCCTGATAAAGAAAAACTACAGAATATACTTAAAAACTTCCCTCAATCAGATTTTCTTACAGCATATCCATTTTTGAAAGAATATCTCTAA
- a CDS encoding M23 family metallopeptidase gives MEIISYVQDNSRSRNFKNFINFSLPELQFRHKERSQSASITSNIFSPELKSFSAQKVKTDFSIRVFFKVIGASVSEAGSFIRENIKKLSVILASVLTAGTLCFFTLKLINHHINHTGPLTLQGADSGDIESLNKLMANFALEGKIDYDETGNLLDVDVSSVKPNFTQPVTFQTYKVRSGDTISGIAKKFGLTNISTLISVNDIGNVRQLAAGQKLRIPSIDGIVYTVKKGDSLNSITGKYKISLEQLLDVNELTSETLSAGQQLFLPGAAMDAASLRNAMGELFRMPIASQFRWSSPYGYRIDPIAGVKSFHTGTDMACPTGTPILAAMSGKVTTTGINRVYGNYVIIDHGNGYQTLYAHMSKIIASKGQWVSQGTRIGLVGSTGYSTGPHLHFTVYKKGKLVDPMTVLK, from the coding sequence ATGGAAATAATAAGTTACGTTCAGGATAATTCCCGAAGCAGAAATTTTAAAAACTTTATAAATTTCAGTCTGCCGGAGTTACAGTTCAGGCATAAAGAGAGAAGCCAGTCAGCTTCAATAACATCAAATATTTTTTCTCCAGAACTTAAAAGCTTTTCTGCACAAAAAGTAAAAACCGATTTTTCTATACGCGTTTTCTTTAAGGTAATTGGAGCTTCAGTTTCAGAGGCTGGTTCTTTCATTAGAGAAAATATCAAAAAGCTTTCAGTGATTCTTGCATCTGTTCTTACAGCCGGAACTTTGTGCTTTTTCACATTAAAGCTTATAAATCATCATATAAATCATACAGGTCCACTTACTCTTCAGGGAGCTGATTCAGGTGATATTGAAAGTCTGAATAAACTGATGGCTAATTTTGCTCTTGAAGGTAAAATAGACTATGATGAAACAGGAAATCTTCTTGATGTTGATGTATCTTCTGTAAAACCAAATTTTACACAGCCTGTAACTTTCCAGACTTACAAGGTTCGTTCGGGTGATACAATCAGTGGAATTGCTAAGAAGTTTGGCCTTACAAATATTTCAACTTTGATTTCTGTAAATGATATCGGAAATGTTCGACAGTTAGCTGCTGGTCAGAAACTCCGTATTCCTTCAATTGACGGAATTGTATACACCGTTAAAAAGGGCGATTCACTTAATTCAATTACAGGCAAATATAAAATCAGCCTTGAACAGCTTCTTGATGTAAATGAGCTTACAAGCGAAACTTTAAGTGCCGGCCAGCAGTTATTTTTGCCTGGTGCGGCTATGGATGCTGCTTCTTTAAGAAATGCAATGGGTGAACTCTTTAGAATGCCTATCGCTTCTCAATTCCGCTGGTCTTCTCCATACGGCTATAGAATTGATCCTATTGCCGGTGTTAAATCTTTCCATACAGGAACTGATATGGCTTGTCCTACAGGGACACCGATTCTTGCTGCAATGAGTGGAAAAGTAACTACAACTGGTATCAATCGTGTTTATGGAAATTATGTAATTATTGATCATGGTAACGGATATCAGACTTTGTATGCTCATATGTCAAAAATAATTGCAAGTAAAGGGCAGTGGGTTAGCCAGGGAACCAGAATTGGTCTGGTAGGTTCAACCGGCTATTCAACAGGTCCTCATCTTCATTTTACAGTATATAAAAAAGGAAAATTAGTAGATCCAATGACGGTTCTAAAATAG
- a CDS encoding polysaccharide deacetylase family protein produces MKKTGILCLVVSLFSFSLFAGTSFGNPDLNLNDEILFTVRHNMVGTSPYKSLFYAALKDGKPDGIPEVITCYPEQMELLSGGDVLQIRNRYGIARYSQKNGSVNWIEKSSTMPENIVPVVPYAVSPDGKYFCRIERTSIYSGNLMLVSTQTGKSSVLCEGVLNSYEDLPIKWAPDSSVLVYEKNNGVYFCNPDAVLRGVEIDERYRKIGRGSINSVYWASSKFLAYVDDYLLYKINTKELYTLGLYSGIIGQGKPMGRLPFQFNPLTDKFSCNSEVTSAVVTQNGRLFTYLVVRSASCDYMDVIYSRPYTESNASLVASYIFWDAAGKPVLWQEKLPFDGIKERGSVYKLDTLAQHVLEIEDSGKPFVSPNGTKAAFFAGSTVYVYDINTWKRLAVLSGEKVVSAIWTDDSNLYVGGEKSIRKWNIHTNKADTITLSSVNAGYWNTTDYSIIADAGNSNYYKYNSDKRTWSKIDFSENPVPVKQNGRYRVFIGSTPNKNYDNALYVRSLSKRAVTIPLYKESTRKMPEKKKAALVFELYDNADGLPLILSELKKFNVKGSFFINGEFIRRYPAETKQIVNNNHLCASMFFTTADLTENSFVINEDFVRRGLARNEDEFYACTGTELTLFWHAPYYSISPELISYGENAGYTYVNTVTEVSEFKNPDMDPEKLIKKYCVGLEKSGGGVVSVVGGFSQSNHSRPLYKYVALLISALLDSGYELVDLNSL; encoded by the coding sequence ATGAAAAAAACAGGTATACTGTGTCTGGTTGTAAGCCTATTCTCTTTCTCTTTATTTGCCGGTACTTCCTTCGGGAATCCGGATTTAAATCTTAACGACGAAATTCTTTTTACCGTACGTCACAATATGGTTGGAACGAGCCCATATAAATCACTTTTCTATGCGGCTTTGAAAGATGGCAAACCTGATGGTATACCTGAGGTTATAACCTGCTATCCGGAACAGATGGAACTTCTTTCTGGAGGAGACGTTCTTCAGATCAGAAACAGATATGGAATTGCCCGTTATTCACAAAAGAATGGATCAGTTAACTGGATAGAAAAAAGTTCCACAATGCCGGAAAATATAGTACCAGTTGTTCCATATGCAGTAAGTCCTGATGGAAAATATTTTTGCCGCATAGAGCGTACTTCAATTTATTCAGGAAATCTGATGCTCGTAAGTACTCAGACAGGAAAAAGCAGTGTGCTTTGCGAAGGTGTTCTCAATTCGTATGAAGATCTTCCTATAAAATGGGCGCCAGACAGTTCTGTTCTTGTATATGAAAAGAACAATGGAGTTTACTTTTGTAATCCGGATGCAGTACTCCGCGGTGTAGAAATTGATGAACGATATAGAAAAATCGGTCGTGGCTCAATCAATTCTGTTTACTGGGCTTCATCAAAATTCCTTGCTTATGTAGATGATTATCTTTTATACAAAATCAATACAAAAGAACTTTATACACTCGGCCTTTATTCCGGAATAATAGGGCAGGGAAAGCCAATGGGACGCCTTCCATTCCAGTTTAATCCTCTTACAGATAAATTCTCCTGTAATAGTGAAGTAACCTCGGCAGTTGTAACTCAAAACGGAAGACTCTTTACTTATCTTGTAGTTCGTAGTGCTTCCTGTGATTATATGGATGTTATTTATTCCCGCCCATATACAGAATCAAATGCATCACTTGTAGCTTCTTATATTTTCTGGGATGCAGCAGGTAAACCTGTTCTCTGGCAGGAAAAACTTCCGTTCGACGGCATTAAGGAACGTGGTTCTGTTTATAAACTGGATACCCTCGCTCAGCATGTTTTAGAGATTGAAGATTCTGGAAAACCTTTTGTCTCTCCAAACGGCACTAAGGCTGCTTTCTTTGCCGGTTCAACAGTTTATGTTTATGATATTAATACCTGGAAACGACTTGCAGTTCTTTCCGGAGAAAAAGTTGTTTCTGCAATCTGGACAGATGATTCAAACCTTTATGTCGGTGGAGAAAAGAGTATCCGAAAATGGAATATTCATACAAATAAGGCCGATACAATTACTCTGTCTTCTGTAAATGCCGGTTATTGGAATACTACTGATTATTCAATTATTGCAGATGCAGGTAATTCAAATTATTACAAATATAATTCAGATAAAAGAACATGGTCAAAAATTGATTTTTCAGAGAACCCTGTTCCTGTTAAACAGAATGGACGTTACAGAGTGTTTATAGGAAGTACTCCAAACAAAAATTATGATAATGCTCTTTATGTACGTTCTTTAAGTAAACGAGCTGTTACAATTCCTTTATATAAAGAAAGTACCAGAAAGATGCCGGAAAAGAAAAAGGCAGCCCTTGTATTTGAACTTTATGATAATGCAGATGGACTTCCTTTGATTCTTTCTGAATTAAAGAAGTTTAATGTAAAGGGAAGTTTCTTTATAAATGGTGAGTTTATTAGACGTTATCCGGCAGAAACAAAACAGATTGTAAATAATAATCATCTGTGTGCATCAATGTTCTTTACAACTGCAGATCTTACAGAAAACAGTTTTGTAATCAACGAAGACTTTGTACGCCGTGGTTTGGCCCGTAATGAAGATGAGTTCTATGCCTGTACTGGAACAGAGCTTACATTATTCTGGCATGCACCATATTATTCAATTTCTCCTGAACTGATTTCTTATGGAGAAAACGCTGGTTACACATATGTAAATACTGTAACAGAGGTTTCCGAGTTTAAGAATCCAGATATGGATCCTGAAAAACTGATTAAGAAATATTGTGTCGGATTGGAAAAATCAGGTGGTGGAGTAGTATCAGTTGTAGGTGGATTCTCACAGAGTAATCATTCAAGACCGCTTTATAAATATGTTGCGTTGTTGATTAGTGCATTACTGGATAGCGGTTATGAACTGGTGGATTTAAACAGCTTGTAG
- the spoVG gene encoding septation regulator SpoVG, translated as MQITELRIRKVEDEGKLRAYVTVTFDNCFVVHNVKIIEGKSGLFIAMPSRKTANGEYKDVAHPISPEFRTELQDKILAEYNAGHVETGTSPDD; from the coding sequence ATGCAGATTACCGAATTGAGAATTAGAAAGGTTGAGGACGAAGGTAAGCTCCGTGCTTACGTTACAGTTACTTTTGATAACTGCTTTGTTGTTCACAATGTAAAAATTATCGAAGGCAAGAGCGGCCTGTTCATTGCAATGCCAAGCCGTAAAACTGCCAACGGGGAATACAAGGATGTAGCCCATCCTATCAGCCCAGAGTTCCGTACCGAACTGCAGGACAAGATTCTCGCAGAATATAATGCAGGTCACGTAGAAACAGGTACTTCCCCAGACGACTAA
- the ispE gene encoding 4-(cytidine 5'-diphospho)-2-C-methyl-D-erythritol kinase, with amino-acid sequence MEHEISGWAYAKINFGLRVLPGRADGFHGIESIFQTVDLFDELTLTVTAEEGCFVHCSDMELPENNTLTKAYNAFCKVVDCEVPGVKVELKKGIPSGGGLGGGSSDAAALVRMLEKLCNVRLSDSDLDNIAAETGSDVFFFMHCDEQGRGCALVSGRGEVVKKIHGREDLFLVLIFPKVSSSTKEAYALVDEAFAGGKVLVSPEFDELELVYRKPPENWTFINTFTPVISKKYEEIGRAIEALKALNCNYAQMSGSGSTVFGVFASRQLAESAVEKLADSWNCKLARTV; translated from the coding sequence ATGGAACATGAAATTTCTGGCTGGGCGTATGCAAAAATAAATTTTGGTCTTCGGGTACTTCCCGGGCGTGCAGACGGATTTCATGGCATTGAGAGTATTTTCCAGACGGTTGATTTATTTGACGAGTTGACTTTGACAGTAACAGCAGAAGAAGGCTGTTTTGTGCATTGCAGCGACATGGAACTGCCTGAGAATAATACTCTTACAAAGGCTTACAATGCATTTTGTAAGGTTGTGGACTGTGAGGTGCCAGGTGTTAAGGTTGAACTAAAGAAGGGAATTCCTTCTGGAGGAGGCCTTGGCGGTGGTTCTTCTGATGCAGCCGCTCTGGTAAGAATGCTTGAAAAGCTTTGTAACGTAAGGTTATCTGACAGCGATCTGGATAATATTGCTGCCGAGACAGGCAGTGATGTTTTTTTCTTTATGCACTGCGATGAACAAGGCCGGGGCTGTGCTCTGGTATCTGGTCGTGGTGAAGTGGTAAAGAAAATCCATGGGCGAGAAGACCTTTTCCTGGTATTGATTTTTCCTAAGGTGAGCTCTTCCACTAAAGAAGCATATGCTCTGGTGGATGAGGCTTTTGCCGGTGGAAAAGTTTTGGTAAGTCCTGAATTTGATGAGCTAGAGCTGGTTTACAGAAAGCCGCCGGAAAATTGGACTTTTATTAATACTTTTACGCCCGTGATTTCTAAAAAATACGAAGAGATTGGGCGAGCAATTGAGGCTTTAAAAGCCCTGAACTGTAATTACGCACAAATGTCAGGCTCCGGTTCAACAGTTTTTGGGGTATTTGCTTCCAGGCAGCTGGCTGAATCTGCAGTAGAAAAACTCGCAGATTCTTGGAACTGTAAATTAGCGCGGACTGTATAA
- a CDS encoding 50S ribosomal protein L25, translated as MSKQTLEAKLRTATGKTAAKNLRKEGRIPAVVYNSKGEATSIEVGEVEFNKIWRTITPTTSITLNVDGKESLALIKDVEYNIRNDKVLHADFFAPDADEKLVMKIKIHYTGTPAGVLKGGFKKERNNEIKIKAAIADLPETITADISGINVSEALRVKDLKLDSKVEVLTSAELPLVTVSPARG; from the coding sequence ATGAGTAAGCAGACACTCGAAGCAAAACTTCGTACAGCTACTGGTAAAACAGCTGCTAAAAATCTTCGCAAAGAAGGACGTATCCCTGCCGTTGTTTACAATTCAAAGGGCGAGGCTACATCTATCGAAGTTGGCGAAGTAGAATTCAACAAGATCTGGAGAACTATCACTCCAACAACTTCTATCACTCTTAACGTTGATGGAAAAGAATCTCTCGCTTTGATCAAGGACGTTGAATACAACATCCGTAACGACAAAGTTCTTCACGCAGATTTCTTTGCACCAGATGCAGACGAAAAACTCGTTATGAAGATTAAGATCCACTACACAGGAACTCCAGCTGGTGTTCTTAAGGGTGGTTTCAAGAAAGAACGCAATAACGAAATCAAAATCAAGGCAGCTATTGCTGACCTTCCAGAAACAATCACAGCTGATATTTCAGGAATCAACGTTAGTGAAGCTCTCCGTGTAAAGGATCTCAAGCTTGACAGCAAGGTTGAAGTTCTTACAAGCGCTGAACTCCCACTCGTAACTGTATCTCCAGCTCGTGGTTAA